One Burkholderiaceae bacterium DAT-1 DNA segment encodes these proteins:
- the uppS gene encoding di-trans,poly-cis-decaprenylcistransferase, translating to MDGNGRWARKRMLPRVAGHKRGLETVREMVKVCSKLGIRYLTLFAFSSENWRRPSDEVSFLMGLFLTALEREIEKLSKADVRLRLIGRRDRLQPRIVELIEAAEQRTANNEGLTLTIAADYGGRWDILQATQAMLKDKPELASGFAESDFEPYLSMSWAPEPDLFIRTGGEQRISNFLLWQSAYTEFYFTDILWPDFDRAALEAAIASYRTRERRFGRTSEQVQDAS from the coding sequence ATGGATGGCAATGGCCGCTGGGCGCGCAAACGCATGCTGCCACGAGTAGCGGGCCACAAACGCGGACTGGAAACTGTCCGCGAAATGGTCAAAGTGTGTAGTAAGCTCGGGATTCGCTATCTGACGCTGTTTGCATTCAGTAGTGAAAACTGGCGTCGCCCCTCTGATGAAGTCTCCTTCCTGATGGGCTTGTTCCTGACTGCGCTGGAACGGGAAATCGAAAAGCTGTCAAAGGCAGACGTTCGCCTGCGTTTGATCGGTCGACGCGATCGTCTGCAGCCACGTATCGTCGAACTGATCGAAGCGGCCGAGCAGCGTACGGCGAATAATGAAGGTCTGACACTGACCATCGCAGCCGATTACGGCGGTCGCTGGGATATCCTTCAGGCGACACAGGCGATGCTCAAAGACAAGCCTGAGCTTGCCAGCGGGTTTGCCGAATCAGATTTCGAGCCATACCTGTCGATGAGCTGGGCGCCTGAGCCGGATCTGTTTATCCGGACTGGCGGCGAACAGCGCATCTCCAATTTCCTGTTGTGGCAAAGTGCCTACACAGAATTTTATTTCACCGACATTCTCTGGCCGGACTTTGACCGTGCAGCACTTGAGGCCGCGATTGCATCGTATCGCACCCGTGAGCGCCGCTTTGGTCGTACCAGCGAACAGGTTCAGGACGCCAGCTAA
- a CDS encoding phosphatidate cytidylyltransferase — MLKARIITALVLLPIVLACLFAGSSLLWGGFALFALTVGAWEWGRFARLESAESKVFIASFALMGGALLALPPAITVVWALVFDIFALVFWLAVIPLWLARKWALAPKWRAAIVGMLVLMSALSAVTRLHALTDGPLVLLMTLAIAWIADVSAYFAGRAFGKRKLAPSISPGKSWEGVYGALIAVTLYALALHQLNVPVYGKLPLYVLIPVFLLLTAVSVMGDLFESLLKRMVGMKDSSQLLPGHGGVLDRVDSLLALAPLSVSLLFFYARFAP; from the coding sequence ATGCTGAAAGCCCGTATCATCACCGCACTGGTGTTGTTGCCCATTGTGCTCGCCTGCCTGTTTGCAGGTTCCTCATTGCTATGGGGCGGCTTTGCCCTCTTTGCGCTGACCGTTGGTGCGTGGGAGTGGGGACGCTTTGCCCGGCTGGAATCCGCTGAATCCAAAGTGTTCATCGCCAGTTTTGCGCTGATGGGCGGAGCATTGCTTGCGCTTCCCCCGGCCATTACGGTCGTCTGGGCGCTGGTATTCGATATCTTTGCGCTGGTGTTCTGGTTAGCGGTCATTCCACTCTGGTTGGCGCGTAAATGGGCGCTTGCTCCAAAATGGCGTGCCGCGATCGTCGGTATGCTGGTTTTGATGTCTGCATTGTCCGCAGTGACACGCCTTCATGCACTTACGGATGGCCCCTTGGTGCTGCTTATGACGCTTGCCATCGCATGGATTGCGGATGTCTCTGCATATTTCGCCGGCCGTGCCTTTGGCAAGCGCAAACTTGCGCCTTCGATTAGCCCCGGCAAGTCCTGGGAGGGCGTGTATGGGGCGTTGATTGCAGTCACGCTTTACGCGCTGGCTTTGCATCAACTCAATGTACCGGTTTATGGAAAACTGCCCTTGTACGTGCTGATTCCGGTATTCCTGCTATTGACCGCTGTCAGCGTCATGGGAGACTTGTTCGAGTCGCTTCTCAAGCGTATGGTGGGCATGAAAGACAGTAGTCAGTTGCTGCCCGGTCATGGTGGTGTGCTGGATCGTGTAGATAGTTTACTGGCACTCGCACCGCTGTCGGTCTCCCTGTTATTCTTTTACGCAAGATTTGCGCCCTGA
- the ispC gene encoding 1-deoxy-D-xylulose-5-phosphate reductoisomerase, whose translation MRTLTVLGSTGSIGVSTLDVVARHPDRYTIHALTAASRIDALVEQCRVHRPRFAVVSDASAYGALKSALEAAGLHDIEAMAGTDALVQVATQPEVDMVMAAIVGAAGMPPTIAAARAGKRILLANKETLVMAGALFMRAAREGGAELLPIDSEHNAIFQCLPQPFSGDVRQGVRRILLTASGGPFRGMNPEQLRDVTPEQAVKHPNWSMGRKISVDSASLMNKGLEVIEARWLFDLAPDDISVVVHPQSVVHSMVEYLDGSVLAQMGNPDMRTPIAYGMAWPERIDAGVTSLDLFQVARLDFQAPDLQAFPCLKLAFDALKMGDAAPAMLNAANEVAVAAFLDRQIRFDEIAAVNASVLDAAPQTGHVAELDALVAADHEARERARSWIAQRSRA comes from the coding sequence ATTCGTACCTTAACCGTTCTGGGTTCCACTGGCAGCATAGGCGTCAGTACGCTCGACGTCGTCGCCAGACATCCTGATCGCTACACAATTCATGCGCTGACCGCAGCGTCGCGCATTGATGCGCTGGTCGAACAGTGTCGCGTGCATCGCCCGCGCTTTGCGGTAGTCTCGGATGCGTCCGCCTATGGTGCGCTTAAGTCTGCCCTTGAAGCGGCCGGGCTGCATGATATCGAAGCAATGGCCGGGACCGATGCCCTAGTTCAAGTTGCTACACAGCCAGAAGTAGACATGGTGATGGCCGCCATTGTTGGCGCAGCCGGCATGCCGCCTACCATTGCTGCTGCGCGAGCAGGCAAGCGCATCTTGCTTGCCAATAAAGAAACGCTGGTCATGGCCGGGGCGCTCTTCATGCGCGCTGCACGTGAAGGCGGTGCAGAACTGCTTCCCATCGATAGCGAACATAATGCGATTTTCCAATGTCTGCCACAGCCATTTTCTGGTGATGTCCGCCAGGGCGTCCGCCGGATTTTGCTAACTGCCTCTGGCGGCCCATTCCGTGGCATGAACCCGGAACAATTGCGCGATGTCACGCCCGAGCAGGCGGTGAAGCATCCAAATTGGTCGATGGGACGAAAGATATCGGTTGATTCGGCCAGCCTTATGAATAAAGGTCTGGAAGTGATCGAGGCACGCTGGCTGTTCGATTTGGCACCGGATGATATTTCCGTGGTTGTGCATCCGCAAAGCGTGGTGCATTCAATGGTTGAATATCTGGATGGATCTGTGCTTGCGCAAATGGGTAACCCTGATATGCGTACACCGATTGCGTATGGCATGGCGTGGCCAGAGCGCATCGATGCAGGCGTGACTTCGCTGGATCTGTTTCAGGTCGCCCGATTAGACTTTCAGGCGCCTGATCTGCAGGCCTTCCCATGCTTAAAGCTTGCGTTTGATGCCTTAAAGATGGGGGATGCTGCACCAGCCATGCTGAATGCGGCTAACGAGGTGGCTGTGGCCGCGTTTCTGGATCGTCAAATACGGTTTGATGAGATTGCCGCAGTTAATGCCAGCGTATTGGATGCCGCACCGCAAACAGGTCACGTAGCTGAACTGGATGCACTGGTTGCGGCTGACCATGAAGCCCGTGAACGCGCGCGGAGTTGGATTGCACAGCGGAGCCGTGCATGA
- the rseP gene encoding RIP metalloprotease RseP, whose amino-acid sequence MSTQAWLLVLPAFIIAIGVLVTVHEFGHYWVAKRCGIKVLTFSIGFGRPLAQWQRGETTWQVGAIPLGGYVRMLGEHDDEIDPSELTRSFNRRPVWQRMAVLLAGPVANFLFAIVIYWLMYMVGVTVLRPVMGDVFPGSVAARAGLEQGDQVIAISGEAVSSWDDIYSGLIRAAVSGQDASLLVRRTYGMDMLIKLPTRSMMSDAFVERPDAQLGISPLVSTRKIGYVEKGSPAEKAGLKVGDEPVEINGQRVKTWFDFVETVRSQPGVLLHLSVRRGGELIPLQIIPVIASKHGAASGRIGAAPELDHAAWASLRFEQQLNPREALGQALSATYNSAAFLLKMVGKMLTGDVSTRQLSGPVSMAKSAGETAALGIQTYLRYLCMISISLGVMNLLPIPVLDGGHLMYHLAELLRGKPVSDRVAEFGLRIGIGLLVSLMMFALWNDLTRVSGG is encoded by the coding sequence ATGAGCACACAAGCCTGGTTGCTGGTATTGCCCGCCTTTATCATCGCCATTGGCGTACTGGTCACCGTACATGAATTCGGGCACTACTGGGTTGCCAAGCGTTGCGGCATCAAAGTGCTGACGTTCAGTATTGGTTTTGGTCGGCCGCTGGCTCAGTGGCAACGGGGCGAGACGACGTGGCAAGTGGGGGCGATTCCACTGGGCGGTTATGTCCGTATGCTGGGTGAGCACGATGATGAGATTGATCCGTCCGAGCTGACCCGATCATTTAATCGGCGTCCCGTCTGGCAGCGAATGGCGGTACTGCTGGCGGGTCCAGTCGCCAATTTTCTCTTTGCCATCGTCATCTACTGGCTTATGTATATGGTCGGCGTGACAGTCCTGCGGCCGGTTATGGGCGATGTATTTCCGGGTTCTGTTGCTGCGCGTGCGGGCCTTGAGCAAGGCGATCAAGTGATTGCCATTAGCGGTGAGGCCGTTAGTTCCTGGGATGATATCTATTCCGGTTTGATCCGCGCAGCTGTCTCCGGGCAAGATGCTTCATTGCTGGTGCGGAGAACGTACGGTATGGACATGCTGATCAAATTGCCAACACGTTCCATGATGTCGGATGCCTTTGTGGAGCGTCCGGATGCTCAGCTCGGCATTTCACCGTTAGTCTCAACCCGTAAAATCGGATACGTCGAAAAAGGCAGTCCCGCTGAAAAAGCTGGACTGAAAGTCGGCGATGAACCCGTGGAAATCAATGGTCAGCGGGTTAAAACGTGGTTTGATTTTGTAGAGACGGTCCGGTCACAGCCGGGCGTTCTGCTGCATCTCTCGGTGCGACGGGGCGGTGAACTAATCCCGCTACAAATAATCCCAGTAATAGCAAGCAAGCATGGCGCGGCCTCGGGACGAATTGGGGCTGCACCTGAACTGGATCATGCGGCTTGGGCGTCATTGCGCTTCGAGCAGCAACTTAACCCACGTGAAGCACTGGGACAGGCACTGAGCGCTACATACAATAGTGCGGCATTTCTGCTGAAAATGGTTGGCAAGATGCTGACAGGCGATGTATCAACTCGACAGCTGTCCGGGCCGGTTTCCATGGCAAAATCCGCTGGTGAAACCGCTGCACTGGGGATCCAGACTTACTTGCGGTATTTGTGCATGATCAGCATCAGCCTTGGTGTGATGAACCTGTTGCCTATCCCTGTGCTGGACGGTGGCCATTTGATGTATCATCTCGCCGAACTTTTGCGGGGCAAGCCTGTGTCCGACCGAGTAGCTGAATTTGGCCTTCGAATCGGCATAGGACTTTTAGTCAGCCTGATGATGTTTGCGCTCTGGAATGATCTGACGCGCGTCTCCGGCGGTTAA
- the bamA gene encoding outer membrane protein assembly factor BamA, translating to MRPNPLTLAVIAALGLSIPARAFEPFVVKEIRVDGIQRTEAGTVYNYLPVKVGEKMDNDRARQAIKALFATGFYNDVRIESEGDVLVVSVDERPVIASIEIKGAKEFESDQLIKALKENGLAESRVFDRSMLDAAEQELKKQYFSRGKYSVKINTEVMRLERNRVAISFDISEGLVAKIRQINIVGNEKYPESELKDGFQLGLTNFWSWFSKNDQYSKPKMQDDMEKMRSWYMDRGFLEFNVSSQQVALSEDKKDIFLTVNLSEGQQYRVKSVKVAGELVVPEAELQSLIEIKAGELFNRTHIDEAVKRMTDRLGDEGYAFANINPVPEVDKEKNEVGFTFYIDPGRKVYVRRVNIMGNTHTRDEVVRREVRQLEGTMYSGWKIKRSKERLDLTGYFSDVNIETPSVADSNDMVDLNITVTERQTGSVQAGLGYSQFDGLTLTGSFSQTNIFGSGNIFELSANTNRYYKTASLSFTNPYATPDGVSRGFDIYRRNTMANTATLAAYASDAVGGGLRWNMPISEFESISASLSGERNTISLYSNSPASYVDFVKQYGDTTETLIGSLGWASDTRDSSIFPTRGTFRRVYTQAALPVGSMRFVKVGFQNQYFYPLNRNFTLYWNFQYDQGHGYSGKALPFYQVFTAGGFGTVRGYEDGTLGPKDQYGNAVGGALRLVNNFEVLMPMPGMKADKSTRLSAFLDAGQVWMENSKPRYTDLRYSAGIALQWTSPMGPMKFSLARALNALDGDKKQAFQFTLGKVF from the coding sequence ATGAGACCGAACCCACTTACGCTCGCCGTTATTGCTGCACTTGGATTGTCGATTCCCGCTCGCGCGTTCGAGCCCTTTGTCGTCAAGGAAATTCGTGTTGACGGTATCCAGCGTACCGAGGCTGGTACGGTGTACAACTACCTGCCCGTCAAGGTCGGTGAAAAAATGGATAACGACCGCGCTAGACAGGCCATTAAGGCGCTGTTTGCGACCGGTTTCTACAATGATGTCCGCATCGAGTCTGAAGGTGATGTACTGGTTGTGTCAGTCGATGAACGACCAGTGATTGCCAGTATTGAAATCAAGGGTGCAAAAGAGTTTGAAAGTGATCAGCTCATCAAGGCACTCAAGGAAAATGGTCTGGCGGAAAGCCGCGTTTTCGATCGTTCCATGCTGGATGCGGCTGAGCAAGAACTGAAAAAGCAGTATTTCAGCCGTGGCAAGTATTCGGTCAAGATCAATACCGAAGTGATGCGTCTGGAGCGTAACCGTGTTGCAATCTCCTTCGATATCTCCGAAGGCTTGGTAGCGAAGATTCGCCAGATCAATATTGTCGGTAATGAAAAGTACCCGGAAAGCGAGCTGAAAGACGGTTTCCAGCTGGGTCTGACGAATTTCTGGTCCTGGTTCTCCAAGAACGACCAGTATTCCAAACCAAAAATGCAAGATGATATGGAGAAGATGCGCTCCTGGTATATGGATCGCGGCTTTTTGGAATTTAACGTCAGCTCGCAGCAGGTGGCGCTGTCGGAAGATAAGAAGGACATCTTCCTGACGGTGAATCTGTCAGAAGGTCAGCAATACCGCGTAAAAAGCGTCAAGGTAGCCGGCGAGCTGGTGGTACCAGAGGCCGAGTTGCAGTCGCTGATCGAAATCAAGGCTGGCGAATTGTTCAACCGCACGCACATTGATGAAGCGGTAAAGCGCATGACAGACCGTCTGGGAGATGAGGGCTACGCATTCGCCAACATCAATCCGGTACCGGAAGTCGACAAAGAAAAGAACGAAGTTGGATTCACGTTCTATATCGATCCGGGTCGCAAGGTCTATGTTCGCCGCGTCAATATCATGGGCAACACCCATACCCGCGATGAAGTCGTGCGTCGTGAAGTACGCCAGCTTGAAGGCACGATGTATTCGGGTTGGAAAATCAAGCGCTCCAAGGAGCGTCTGGATTTAACGGGCTATTTCTCTGACGTCAATATCGAAACCCCATCCGTTGCGGATAGCAACGATATGGTCGATCTGAATATCACCGTTACCGAACGTCAGACGGGTAGTGTTCAAGCAGGCCTGGGTTATTCGCAGTTCGATGGATTGACGCTGACGGGTTCGTTCTCGCAAACCAATATTTTTGGTTCGGGCAATATTTTCGAGTTGAGTGCGAACACCAACCGCTATTACAAGACGGCTTCACTGTCATTCACTAATCCGTATGCAACGCCGGATGGCGTATCGCGTGGCTTCGATATCTATCGTCGTAACACAATGGCGAATACGGCTACGCTTGCTGCGTATGCCAGCGATGCGGTGGGTGGCGGTCTGCGCTGGAATATGCCGATCTCGGAATTCGAATCGATCTCTGCCTCGCTGAGCGGCGAGCGCAATACCATTTCGCTGTACTCCAATAGCCCCGCCAGTTACGTCGACTTTGTGAAGCAATATGGCGATACAACTGAAACGCTGATCGGGTCGCTGGGCTGGGCAAGTGACACGCGCGACAGCTCTATTTTCCCGACTCGCGGTACCTTCCGCCGGGTGTACACGCAGGCGGCATTGCCAGTAGGATCGATGCGGTTTGTGAAGGTAGGGTTCCAGAACCAGTATTTCTATCCGCTAAACCGTAACTTCACGCTGTACTGGAATTTCCAGTATGACCAGGGGCACGGTTATAGTGGCAAGGCATTGCCGTTCTATCAGGTCTTTACTGCGGGCGGCTTTGGCACGGTGCGTGGTTACGAGGACGGGACACTCGGTCCGAAAGATCAGTACGGCAATGCGGTTGGTGGTGCTTTACGTCTAGTGAATAATTTCGAAGTGCTGATGCCAATGCCCGGCATGAAAGCGGATAAGTCCACACGTTTGTCGGCCTTCCTTGATGCCGGACAGGTCTGGATGGAGAACTCCAAGCCACGCTATACGGATTTGCGCTATTCTGCCGGTATTGCCTTGCAATGGACGTCACCGATGGGGCCAATGAAGTTTAGTCTGGCCCGAGCACTCAACGCGCTGGATGGTGATAAGAAGCAGGCATTCCAGTTCACACTGGGCAAGGTATTCTGA
- a CDS encoding OmpH family outer membrane protein: protein MKMLQRACALFLLLTIVVPVSAADLKIGFVDYNRIIREARIAERIAKKLEKEFAPRLAEINNRSEDIRSRQADIDRLGSSLQGAELRERERELARKSEDLNRLQRDFREDQNKRRNQEIAGLQEHAFSIITQIAVSEKYDLILQDALYFNPRLDITDKVLERLVRVMPN, encoded by the coding sequence ATGAAGATGCTTCAACGCGCATGCGCGCTCTTTTTGCTGCTGACCATTGTAGTGCCGGTCTCGGCTGCCGACTTGAAGATCGGGTTTGTGGACTATAACCGCATCATCCGCGAAGCACGCATTGCCGAGCGGATTGCCAAAAAGCTGGAAAAGGAATTCGCGCCGCGCCTGGCTGAAATCAATAACCGGAGCGAAGATATTCGCTCCCGTCAGGCCGATATCGATCGATTGGGTTCGTCGCTGCAGGGAGCCGAGTTGCGCGAACGTGAGCGCGAACTTGCACGTAAGAGCGAAGATCTAAATCGCCTGCAGCGTGATTTCCGCGAAGACCAGAATAAGCGTCGCAATCAGGAAATAGCAGGATTGCAGGAGCACGCGTTCAGCATCATTACGCAGATTGCAGTCAGCGAAAAATATGATCTCATTCTGCAAGATGCACTGTATTTCAATCCACGTCTCGACATTACCGATAAAGTGCTTGAGCGCCTCGTCAGAGTGATGCCGAACTGA
- the lpxD gene encoding UDP-3-O-(3-hydroxymyristoyl)glucosamine N-acyltransferase, with amino-acid sequence MYTLSELVEQLGGEVRGEDFRVERVASLESATAQDLAFITGAKYVSKLTACPAGALIVPATLPDCDTRPRIVAKDPYLYFAQVAALLNPVTVPPAGIHASAVVDASAILAKGVSIGPQVVIGANVRIGEGSVIHPGVVIGEGVVIGEDCILHPNVSIMHGTIMGNRVIIHPNAVIGSDGFGNAWAGDHWEKIPQVGCVRIGNDVEIGASTTIDRGTLDDTVIEEGVRLDNQIQIAHNVHIGKHTAMAGCVGVAGSTRIGAYCTFGGSAMILGHLDIADRVNVMAGTLVGKSIRKPGTYTGWYPVQPHEDWLKNASHLRHMDALATRLKELEKKVAAFERLPNTGESA; translated from the coding sequence ATGTATACCCTTTCCGAGTTAGTTGAACAGCTGGGTGGGGAAGTGCGGGGGGAAGACTTTCGCGTCGAGCGTGTTGCTTCTCTTGAGTCCGCGACTGCGCAGGATCTAGCCTTCATCACGGGGGCGAAGTATGTCAGTAAACTGACCGCATGTCCGGCCGGTGCGCTGATCGTGCCTGCGACGTTGCCAGATTGCGATACGCGGCCGCGAATTGTTGCCAAAGATCCCTATCTCTATTTTGCTCAGGTCGCGGCACTGCTGAATCCGGTTACCGTACCACCCGCGGGCATACATGCGAGCGCAGTGGTCGATGCATCTGCCATTTTGGCCAAGGGCGTCAGCATCGGACCTCAGGTGGTGATCGGAGCAAATGTCCGTATTGGCGAGGGCTCAGTCATCCATCCCGGTGTGGTGATCGGGGAAGGTGTGGTCATTGGCGAGGATTGCATCCTGCATCCCAATGTAAGCATCATGCATGGCACGATCATGGGTAATCGCGTCATTATTCATCCCAACGCCGTCATTGGTTCCGATGGCTTCGGCAACGCCTGGGCGGGCGATCACTGGGAGAAAATCCCGCAAGTTGGCTGCGTCCGCATCGGCAATGATGTCGAGATTGGTGCCTCCACTACCATAGATCGCGGGACGCTGGATGATACGGTGATTGAAGAGGGTGTCCGGCTCGATAATCAGATTCAGATTGCGCATAACGTCCACATTGGCAAACACACCGCCATGGCGGGCTGTGTTGGCGTGGCAGGATCGACCCGAATTGGCGCGTACTGTACCTTCGGTGGTAGCGCCATGATTCTGGGGCACCTGGACATTGCCGATCGTGTCAATGTGATGGCCGGGACGCTGGTGGGTAAATCTATCAGGAAGCCTGGCACCTACACCGGCTGGTATCCCGTGCAGCCACATGAAGACTGGCTAAAGAATGCTTCGCACCTCAGACATATGGATGCCTTGGCAACCCGTCTGAAGGAGCTGGAAAAAAAAGTGGCAGCATTTGAACGTCTGCCCAACACTGGAGAGAGCGCGTGA
- the fabZ gene encoding 3-hydroxyacyl-ACP dehydratase FabZ: protein MDILGILEHLPHRYPFLLVDRVTELVPGERIVALKNVTYNEPFFTGHFPKYPVMPGVLIIEALAQAAGVLSFKSTGERQDDGSLYLFAGIDNARFKAQVTPGDQLVLKVSIERKLRNIWKYKAVAEVAGNVVAEADIMCAQTKAR, encoded by the coding sequence ATGGATATTCTGGGCATTCTGGAACATCTACCGCATCGTTACCCATTTTTGCTGGTCGATCGAGTGACCGAGCTTGTTCCGGGTGAACGCATCGTTGCACTGAAAAATGTGACTTACAACGAGCCCTTCTTTACAGGGCATTTCCCGAAATACCCGGTAATGCCGGGTGTACTGATTATCGAAGCGCTGGCTCAAGCGGCTGGCGTACTGAGTTTCAAGTCGACTGGCGAGCGCCAGGATGACGGTTCGCTCTACCTGTTTGCAGGCATCGATAATGCCCGATTCAAGGCTCAGGTGACGCCGGGTGACCAATTGGTTCTGAAGGTTTCAATTGAACGTAAGCTGCGCAATATCTGGAAGTACAAAGCTGTTGCGGAAGTGGCGGGCAATGTGGTGGCCGAAGCGGACATCATGTGTGCTCAGACTAAAGCGCGTTGA
- the lpxA gene encoding acyl-ACP--UDP-N-acetylglucosamine O-acyltransferase, whose amino-acid sequence MANIHPSAVVHEDAKLADDVRVGPFCVIGEHVEVGAGTVFGPNCVVEGHTRIGERNTFHGSAHIGCAPQDKKYAGEPTRLVIGNDNAIFQFVTISTGTSQDQGLTRIGDRNWIMAYVHIAHDCMLGNDLILANNATLAGHVHVDDWVFLGGFTTVHQFCRIGAHAMTAFTAAVSQDVPPYVTAAGNRAKPAGINSEGLKRRGFTSDQIMDIKRAYKLIYRQGLSLDEAMAEISAKIDTSPVLKPFVEFVSCSERGIIR is encoded by the coding sequence ATGGCGAACATTCATCCTTCTGCAGTGGTTCATGAAGATGCCAAACTGGCTGACGATGTGCGTGTTGGCCCGTTTTGTGTCATTGGTGAGCACGTTGAAGTCGGTGCCGGCACCGTTTTTGGTCCAAATTGCGTCGTTGAGGGGCACACACGCATTGGCGAGCGCAATACGTTTCATGGCTCCGCGCATATCGGTTGTGCGCCACAAGATAAAAAGTATGCTGGTGAGCCGACCCGCTTGGTGATTGGCAATGATAATGCGATCTTCCAGTTTGTGACGATCTCGACAGGTACTTCGCAGGATCAGGGGCTGACCCGGATTGGCGATCGTAACTGGATCATGGCCTATGTGCACATCGCACACGACTGTATGCTCGGCAACGACTTGATTCTGGCGAACAACGCGACGCTTGCCGGACATGTGCATGTCGATGACTGGGTCTTTTTGGGCGGATTTACGACGGTGCATCAGTTCTGTCGTATTGGTGCGCATGCCATGACCGCATTTACGGCGGCAGTGAGTCAGGATGTACCACCTTACGTCACGGCTGCGGGAAATCGCGCAAAGCCTGCCGGTATCAATTCGGAAGGATTGAAACGTCGTGGATTTACGTCTGATCAAATCATGGATATTAAGCGAGCCTACAAGCTGATCTACCGTCAGGGGCTGTCGCTTGATGAGGCCATGGCCGAAATTTCTGCAAAAATCGACACATCACCAGTATTGAAGCCCTTTGTAGAGTTTGTATCCTGCTCGGAACGTGGCATCATTCGCTGA
- the lpxB gene encoding lipid-A-disaccharide synthase: MQQEQLFERASGPRIAIVAGEASGDLLGASLVAAIKRRLPDAQFAGIAGPQMQAEGVKSICAMERLSVMGYVEVLKHLPSLLRLRRDLKKRLLRERPDVFIGVDAPDFNFSIEKTMRSAGIPSLHYISPSIWAWRPKRINKIRKSSSEVLCVFPFEKPIYDRAGLKASYVGHPVADEMPVVVKQHEVRELIGVGAQQKVLAFLPGSRQSEVARHAELFIQTAKMICATWPTAQILVPLVTRETRVLFENAIYAHKAQDLPIRMMFGHAQEAMQAADAILVASGTATLEAMLAKRPMVVTYKLSPTTYRMAKRKMLLPYVSLPNVLAGEFIVPEFIQDDATPENLYQALRNALEDRTYAAKLEARFTELHQSLKQNAAERAADAVLAWIRR; encoded by the coding sequence ATGCAGCAAGAACAGCTTTTTGAGCGGGCTTCCGGGCCACGCATTGCCATTGTCGCCGGAGAAGCCTCCGGCGATTTACTTGGTGCCAGTCTGGTCGCAGCCATCAAGCGACGACTGCCGGATGCGCAGTTCGCCGGTATTGCCGGGCCCCAGATGCAGGCTGAAGGCGTGAAATCCATCTGTGCGATGGAACGGCTCTCAGTGATGGGATACGTCGAAGTACTCAAGCATCTGCCCAGCCTACTTCGCCTGCGTCGCGACCTGAAAAAGCGCTTATTGCGTGAGCGCCCCGATGTATTTATTGGGGTTGATGCGCCCGATTTTAATTTTTCGATCGAAAAGACGATGCGATCGGCGGGTATTCCTTCGCTGCACTACATTAGCCCGTCAATCTGGGCATGGCGGCCCAAGCGCATCAACAAGATTCGCAAATCCAGCAGTGAAGTGCTGTGTGTCTTTCCCTTCGAAAAGCCGATCTATGATCGCGCCGGGTTAAAGGCAAGTTATGTCGGACATCCTGTCGCTGACGAAATGCCCGTGGTGGTCAAGCAGCACGAGGTGCGAGAGCTCATTGGCGTAGGCGCACAGCAGAAGGTCCTCGCATTTTTGCCGGGCAGCCGGCAAAGTGAGGTGGCACGCCATGCCGAGTTGTTCATTCAAACAGCCAAGATGATTTGCGCAACTTGGCCGACCGCGCAGATTCTCGTTCCACTGGTGACTCGGGAAACGCGTGTACTCTTCGAGAACGCCATTTATGCGCATAAGGCACAGGATCTCCCCATTCGCATGATGTTTGGTCATGCTCAGGAAGCCATGCAGGCCGCCGATGCAATTCTGGTGGCGTCAGGTACGGCTACGCTCGAGGCGATGCTGGCCAAGCGACCGATGGTAGTGACTTACAAGCTGAGTCCTACGACGTACCGCATGGCTAAGCGCAAAATGCTGCTGCCGTACGTGAGCTTACCCAATGTGCTGGCGGGCGAATTCATTGTGCCGGAGTTTATTCAAGACGATGCGACGCCCGAGAATCTCTACCAGGCGCTGCGAAATGCACTTGAGGATCGTACCTATGCGGCAAAGCTGGAAGCGAGATTCACTGAGCTGCATCAATCCTTAAAGCAGAATGCTGCCGAGCGCGCGGCCGATGCTGTACTTGCTTGGATACGTCGATGA